A window from Candidatus Polarisedimenticolia bacterium encodes these proteins:
- a CDS encoding DUF6496 domain-containing protein: protein MPQKSKSGSTRSRSGSSRSGSSGSSRKRGGKKRYGDLASQKVERAMHEYKRGQLKSGRSGKRVKSRDQAIAIGLSEARRKGGKVPSRSRSRSSRSGSRSHHRAA from the coding sequence ATGCCCCAGAAAAGCAAATCGGGATCCACCCGCAGCCGATCCGGATCGAGCCGCAGCGGCAGCTCCGGATCGAGCCGCAAGCGAGGCGGGAAGAAGCGCTACGGCGATCTCGCTTCGCAGAAGGTCGAGAGAGCGATGCACGAGTACAAGCGAGGCCAGCTGAAGTCGGGGCGCTCGGGCAAGAGAGTCAAGAGCCGCGACCAGGCTATCGCCATCGGTCTCTCCGAAGCCCGGCGCAAGGGCGGGAAAGTTCCCTCCCGGAGCCGCAGCCGATCGTCGCGCAGCGGAAGCCGCAGCCACCATCGCGCCGCCTGA
- a CDS encoding OmpA family protein, which translates to MKRSNGLAVTMASALLAILVGCATTGTSTTTRTTKRDKTAKGAAIGAAAGAAIGILRGEREADEILAHTAAGAAIGAGVGAYMDAQEEKLGHIPGTTVERVSDDVLLIHFDSDILFPIDSAQLAPGARDSLDEMASVLNEYPKSAVVIQGYTDSTGTEEHNQSLSERRAQAVKNYLVLRGVDEERMTALGFGESAPIASNSSESGRQRNRRVDILVKAKAR; encoded by the coding sequence GTGAAGCGATCGAATGGGTTGGCCGTCACCATGGCCTCGGCCTTGCTCGCGATACTGGTTGGCTGCGCAACGACGGGGACGAGCACGACGACCCGAACGACGAAGCGCGACAAGACGGCGAAGGGCGCGGCCATCGGCGCCGCCGCGGGCGCGGCGATCGGCATCCTGCGCGGCGAGCGCGAAGCCGACGAGATCCTTGCCCACACGGCGGCCGGCGCGGCCATCGGCGCCGGCGTGGGAGCTTACATGGACGCCCAGGAGGAGAAGCTCGGACACATCCCGGGCACGACCGTCGAGCGCGTTTCCGACGACGTCCTGTTGATCCACTTCGACTCCGACATTCTTTTCCCGATCGACTCCGCCCAGCTGGCGCCCGGCGCCCGGGACAGCCTCGACGAGATGGCCAGCGTCCTGAACGAGTATCCCAAGTCGGCCGTCGTCATCCAGGGATACACCGACTCGACCGGCACCGAGGAGCACAACCAGAGTCTTTCGGAGCGCCGCGCGCAGGCGGTGAAGAATTACCTCGTGCTGCGCGGCGTGGACGAGGAGCGCATGACGGCGCTCGGCTTCGGCGAATCCGCTCCGATCGCCAGCAACTCTTCGGAGAGCGGCAGGCAGAGAAACCGGCGCGTCGACATTCTGGTGAAGGCAAAGGCCCGATAA
- a CDS encoding BON domain-containing protein, with protein MQARRSFPLIALVALIFVAVACTSDAGVTTKIKAKMATDDNVKAYQIDVATQNGVVTLTGNIDSQEAKNRALEIARDTKGVTSVVDMISVKTAAAEGNAPSPERSLGEHIDDAGITLKVKSRLLEDPDVKGLQIDVDTREGVVFLTGKVRSEAEKEKAINLAKQTEGVRDVQANLSISSS; from the coding sequence ATGCAAGCACGCAGATCTTTTCCCCTGATCGCTCTGGTCGCGTTGATCTTCGTCGCGGTCGCCTGCACGTCGGACGCGGGAGTCACGACCAAGATCAAGGCGAAGATGGCCACCGATGACAACGTCAAGGCGTATCAGATCGATGTCGCCACCCAGAACGGCGTCGTGACGCTCACGGGGAACATCGACAGCCAGGAGGCCAAGAACCGCGCGCTCGAAATCGCCCGCGACACCAAGGGTGTGACCAGCGTCGTCGACATGATTTCCGTGAAGACCGCCGCCGCGGAAGGGAACGCTCCGAGCCCGGAGCGCAGCCTCGGCGAGCACATCGACGATGCCGGGATCACGCTGAAGGTGAAGAGCCGGCTGCTCGAGGATCCCGACGTGAAGGGGCTCCAGATCGACGTCGACACGCGCGAAGGCGTCGTGTTCCTGACCGGCAAGGTGCGCAGCGAGGCGGAGAAGGAGAAGGCGATCAACCTCGCGAAGCAGACCGAGGGAGTGCGCGACGTGCAGGCGAACCTCTCGATCTCGTCGAGCTAA
- a CDS encoding Ku protein has translation MARAIWTGSINFGLVTIPVSLQPAEESKEELKFSYVDRRDLSPVGYERVSKATGKEVPWDQVVRGYEYKEGQHVVLTDREIKGANPKASQSIDIFAFVDAAEIEPVYFEKPYYLEPAKKNSKAYALLRETLRRSAKVGLAKVVIRTRQRLAALFVRDAVLTLEILRYPHELREPGAIEAPAGDLKKLGVTPKEIAMAEQIVESMASSWRPEEYRDDYHDDILALVRRKVKSGKTEEIEEPHEKKPRMAEVVDLMPLLKKSIEKTQARSQRSRGAGRTPAKARRSRSA, from the coding sequence ATGGCGCGAGCCATCTGGACCGGAAGCATCAACTTCGGGCTAGTCACGATCCCCGTGAGCCTCCAGCCCGCGGAAGAGTCGAAAGAAGAGCTGAAGTTCAGCTACGTCGATCGCCGGGACCTCTCTCCCGTCGGCTACGAGCGCGTCAGCAAGGCCACCGGGAAAGAGGTCCCGTGGGATCAGGTCGTCCGGGGATACGAATACAAGGAAGGGCAGCACGTCGTCCTCACCGATCGGGAGATCAAGGGGGCGAACCCGAAAGCGTCGCAGTCGATCGACATCTTCGCATTCGTGGACGCGGCGGAGATCGAGCCCGTCTACTTCGAGAAACCCTATTATCTGGAACCCGCCAAGAAGAACAGCAAGGCCTACGCGCTGTTGCGCGAGACGCTCCGCCGGAGCGCCAAGGTCGGCTTGGCCAAGGTGGTGATCCGCACGCGCCAGCGCCTCGCGGCGCTCTTCGTCCGTGACGCGGTCCTGACCCTGGAGATCCTCCGCTACCCGCACGAGCTCCGCGAGCCGGGCGCGATCGAGGCGCCCGCCGGCGATCTCAAGAAGCTGGGCGTCACCCCCAAGGAGATCGCCATGGCGGAGCAGATCGTCGAGAGCATGGCGTCGTCCTGGCGCCCGGAGGAGTATCGGGACGACTACCACGACGACATCCTGGCCTTGGTGCGCCGGAAGGTGAAATCAGGCAAGACCGAGGAGATCGAAGAGCCCCACGAAAAGAAGCCGCGCATGGCCGAAGTGGTCGACCTGATGCCGCTGCTCAAGAAGAGCATCGAGAAGACGCAGGCAAGGAGCCAGCGATCACGCGGCGCGGGACGGACCCCGGCGAAAGCCCGGCGCTCCAGGAGCGCGTGA
- a CDS encoding MASE1 domain-containing protein has translation MSLRDRTYIPLLAAIGTSYLFAAKLGFTMAGVAEQVTAVWPPSGIALAACILFGRRIWPAVWLGAFVANATSHEPVVVAAAIATGNMLEALTGAWLLERVGRFDPRLEHLRDIFGLVVLAAGVSTTVSALIGTTTLCAAGLQPWSLYGSIWKTWWLGDAMGDLVVAPVVLSWFKTLMRPEWRFRRIAESLVLLAGLITVCHFAFRFPFSEFRTHYPLVYIVFPLLIWAAVRFGQLGTTTATLVASIIAIGSALEGRGPFLGKTVDESLMLVQIFLSVVTVTTLILSAAISERRIAIARRSAEYRVSQAIAHAKSLDETALPVLEAICSTLDWDLGIFWRVDPAARRLVFLQIWNQPEVHTPAFAARSRELLFEEGVGLPGRVWASGCPAWIADVTRDPNFPRAGMAARDGLHGAFAFPIVLDGEVLAVVEFFSREIRQPDDEVVRSFVSIGNELGQYIGRKRTESALREGEARLRAMLNSALDCIVSMDEEGLICEFNPAAEATFGYRRAEVLGKNLAEIMIPERHRAAYRAGLMRYLTSAEARMLGKRVQMTAMRRDGAEFPVELTVTVVHRQSRPLFTAYLRDITERKRAEEALRQSEERLRSILDNAPLAVSIKDVEGRYLFLNRTAASLWAQRAPGQEVLGKSDHDLLPPGEAEGASAEDRRVQKAKSPLQLEEVSPSDSSDAKPGYWLTSKFPLVDAAGNPYAICSVSTDITSRREIEEKLKQSDQRKDRFLAMLAHELRNPLAAVLNATEILRLMGPPESRLEWARAVIDRQVSHLARLVDELLDVARITTEKVRIRREPTDLAVVVTRAVESVRPLMETRRQSLSIETPEGEIVVEADLDRLSQVLTNLLDNAAKYTPEGGKIGLVVERLDTEKKVLVRVRDTGIGMTPEVLETIFELFSQGDHSLDRAAGGLGIGLTLARRLVEMHGGTLEAFSAGPGLGSEFVVTLPRAEETRPQTKPAAAKPRSIPATSRRILIVDDNEDAAESISMMLSLDGHEVRTAYDGPGALEAAGAFRPDVILLDIGLPGMDGYEIARRLKKNGRLDGALLVAVTGYGQEEDRRRAEAAGFDLHLTKPVQPERLRELVSRGRSES, from the coding sequence ATGAGCCTGCGCGACCGGACGTACATCCCGCTCCTTGCCGCAATCGGCACCTCCTACCTGTTCGCCGCGAAGCTGGGCTTCACGATGGCCGGGGTCGCGGAGCAGGTCACCGCGGTCTGGCCTCCCAGCGGGATCGCGCTCGCCGCCTGCATCCTCTTCGGCCGCCGGATCTGGCCGGCCGTCTGGCTCGGCGCCTTCGTGGCGAACGCCACGAGCCACGAGCCGGTCGTCGTGGCGGCGGCGATCGCCACGGGGAACATGCTCGAGGCCCTGACCGGGGCCTGGCTCCTGGAGCGCGTCGGGCGATTCGATCCGCGGCTGGAGCACTTGCGGGACATCTTCGGCCTCGTCGTCCTGGCGGCAGGAGTGAGCACCACCGTCAGCGCGCTGATCGGGACGACCACTCTCTGCGCCGCCGGGCTGCAGCCGTGGAGCCTCTACGGGTCGATCTGGAAGACCTGGTGGCTGGGGGACGCGATGGGGGATCTCGTCGTCGCGCCGGTGGTGCTCAGCTGGTTCAAGACCCTCATGAGGCCGGAATGGCGCTTCCGGAGGATCGCCGAGAGCCTGGTCCTCCTGGCCGGGTTGATCACCGTCTGCCACTTCGCGTTCCGTTTCCCCTTCTCAGAGTTTCGGACCCATTACCCCCTGGTGTACATCGTCTTTCCGCTGCTGATCTGGGCGGCGGTTCGTTTCGGGCAGCTCGGCACGACGACGGCGACCCTGGTGGCTTCGATCATCGCCATCGGCAGCGCGCTGGAGGGCAGGGGGCCTTTCCTCGGGAAGACGGTCGACGAGAGCCTGATGCTCGTCCAGATCTTCCTCAGCGTCGTGACGGTGACGACGCTCATCCTGAGCGCCGCGATCTCCGAGCGGAGGATCGCGATCGCCCGGCGCTCGGCGGAATACCGAGTCTCCCAGGCGATCGCGCACGCCAAGTCGCTCGACGAGACCGCGCTGCCCGTCCTCGAAGCGATCTGCTCCACGCTCGATTGGGACCTCGGGATCTTCTGGCGCGTCGATCCGGCCGCCCGGCGACTGGTGTTCCTCCAGATATGGAACCAGCCGGAGGTCCACACTCCGGCGTTCGCGGCCCGCAGCCGCGAGCTGCTGTTCGAGGAGGGCGTCGGCCTGCCGGGAAGGGTGTGGGCCAGCGGCTGCCCCGCGTGGATCGCGGACGTGACGCGGGATCCCAACTTCCCGCGGGCCGGGATGGCCGCGCGCGACGGCCTGCATGGCGCCTTCGCGTTCCCGATCGTGCTCGACGGCGAGGTCCTGGCGGTCGTCGAGTTCTTCAGCCGCGAGATCCGGCAGCCGGATGACGAGGTGGTCCGCTCCTTCGTCAGCATCGGCAACGAGCTGGGACAGTACATCGGGCGGAAGCGGACGGAGAGCGCGCTGCGGGAGGGGGAGGCGCGGCTGCGCGCCATGCTCAATTCGGCCCTCGATTGCATCGTGAGCATGGACGAGGAAGGGCTGATCTGCGAATTCAACCCGGCGGCGGAGGCGACCTTCGGCTACCGGCGCGCCGAGGTCCTTGGAAAGAACCTGGCGGAAATCATGATTCCGGAGCGGCATCGCGCCGCGTACCGCGCCGGCCTGATGCGCTACCTGACCTCCGCCGAGGCGCGGATGCTGGGCAAGCGAGTCCAGATGACCGCCATGCGCCGGGACGGCGCCGAGTTTCCCGTTGAGCTGACGGTCACGGTGGTCCACCGCCAGAGCCGGCCTCTGTTCACCGCCTATCTGCGGGACATCACGGAGCGGAAGCGCGCCGAGGAGGCGCTGCGGCAGAGCGAGGAGCGCCTGCGCTCGATCCTCGACAACGCGCCGCTCGCCGTCTCGATCAAGGACGTCGAGGGCCGCTACCTTTTCCTGAACCGCACCGCCGCCTCGCTCTGGGCCCAGCGGGCGCCCGGGCAGGAGGTGCTCGGGAAGAGCGATCACGATCTCCTGCCTCCCGGAGAGGCCGAGGGCGCGAGCGCGGAGGATCGGCGCGTCCAAAAGGCGAAGAGTCCCCTGCAGCTCGAAGAGGTTTCGCCTTCCGATTCGTCCGACGCGAAGCCCGGCTACTGGCTGACCAGCAAGTTCCCCCTGGTGGACGCGGCGGGGAATCCCTACGCCATCTGCTCCGTCTCCACCGACATCACGAGCCGCCGCGAGATCGAGGAGAAGCTGAAGCAGTCCGATCAGCGCAAGGACCGGTTCCTCGCCATGCTGGCGCACGAGCTGCGCAACCCGCTCGCGGCGGTGCTCAACGCGACGGAGATCCTGCGGCTGATGGGCCCGCCCGAGTCGAGGCTCGAGTGGGCCCGCGCCGTGATCGATCGCCAGGTCTCCCACCTCGCCCGGCTGGTAGACGAGCTGCTCGACGTCGCCCGGATCACGACGGAAAAGGTGAGGATCCGGCGCGAACCGACCGATCTCGCGGTCGTCGTGACGCGGGCGGTGGAATCGGTGCGGCCGCTGATGGAGACGCGGAGGCAGAGCCTGTCGATCGAGACGCCCGAGGGGGAGATCGTCGTCGAGGCCGATCTCGACCGCCTCTCCCAGGTCTTGACGAACCTCCTCGACAACGCCGCCAAGTACACGCCGGAAGGCGGGAAGATCGGGCTCGTCGTCGAGCGGCTCGACACGGAGAAGAAGGTCCTGGTGCGCGTCCGGGACACCGGCATCGGCATGACCCCGGAGGTCCTGGAGACGATTTTCGAGCTCTTCTCCCAGGGCGATCACTCGCTGGACCGCGCGGCGGGGGGGCTGGGGATCGGACTGACCCTGGCCCGCCGGCTGGTGGAGATGCACGGGGGAACGCTGGAGGCGTTCAGCGCCGGGCCGGGGCTGGGGAGCGAGTTCGTCGTCACCCTGCCGCGGGCGGAGGAAACGCGGCCGCAGACCAAGCCGGCCGCGGCGAAGCCGAGAAGCATCCCGGCGACCAGCCGGCGGATCCTGATCGTCGACGACAACGAGGACGCCGCTGAGAGCATCAGCATGATGCTTTCCCTCGACGGCCACGAGGTCCGCACCGCCTACGACGGTCCGGGGGCGCTGGAAGCCGCCGGCGCGTTCCGCCCCGACGTCATTCTCCTGGACATCGGACTCCCGGGGATGGACGGCTACGAGATCGCGCGCCGGCTCAAGAAGAACGGCCGGCTCGACGGGGCCTTGCTGGTCGCCGTGACCGGCTACGGGCAGGAAGAGGACCGGCGCCGCGCCGAAGCGGCGGGTTTCGACCTGCATCTGACCAAGCCGGTCCAGCCCGAGCGGCTGCGGGAATTGGTGAGCCGGGGCCGCTCAGAGTCTTGA
- a CDS encoding CBS domain-containing protein, with translation MNIMNLKKKIACAEIMTPDPVRCLPSDTAYWAAYLMKTKDIGPIPVVQTEEDNLLIGIVTDRDLALKVVGEARDPRSTRIADVMTRDPVTCRRADTVEEALRAMSHNHVRRIPVVDRRDRLIGMIAQADVATRLAEPAKTAGLVREISKSKEAA, from the coding sequence ATGAACATCATGAACCTGAAGAAAAAGATCGCGTGTGCGGAGATCATGACCCCCGATCCGGTCCGGTGCCTTCCCTCCGACACGGCGTATTGGGCGGCCTATCTGATGAAGACGAAAGACATCGGTCCCATCCCGGTCGTGCAGACCGAGGAAGACAACCTGCTGATCGGGATCGTGACCGATCGGGATCTCGCGCTGAAGGTCGTTGGCGAGGCGCGCGACCCGAGGAGTACGAGGATTGCCGACGTGATGACCCGCGATCCCGTCACGTGCCGGCGCGCCGATACCGTCGAGGAAGCCCTTCGTGCGATGTCGCACAATCACGTACGGCGGATTCCTGTCGTCGACCGCCGAGACCGCCTCATCGGCATGATCGCTCAAGCGGACGTGGCGACGAGGCTTGCAGAGCCCGCCAAGACCGCGGGGCTGGTGCGGGAGATCTCGAAATCGAAGGAGGCGGCCTGA
- a CDS encoding DUF4383 domain-containing protein: MSPVGSLRVEWIHGGLLGKSREQPAWRLFQRTGSRLILPNSMSVMPRISPRNKPKGTDSIVFKASRFDFQARRWHSPCWLSGMPARWSRAREAPSTARRPSFPERKQGGIIARTWYKISGIVLILVGIAGFARPDLLGMHLTPIHNAVHLPGGLIAVAVGFAGSFSAARAFCLTFGAIYLLLGILGFAAPQVVARLLQARAGGLGPDNVVHLVLGAAFLIFGLMQAAALPAQVASRSSR, translated from the coding sequence ATGTCGCCGGTCGGGAGCCTCCGAGTCGAGTGGATTCATGGCGGTCTCCTTGGCAAGTCCCGCGAACAGCCTGCCTGGCGCTTATTCCAGCGAACCGGTTCCCGGCTGATCCTTCCCAATTCTATGTCAGTAATGCCCCGAATTTCACCTCGAAACAAGCCAAAAGGGACAGACTCGATCGTTTTCAAAGCGTCACGCTTCGATTTTCAGGCACGCCGGTGGCACAGTCCTTGCTGGCTTTCTGGGATGCCGGCTCGATGGAGCCGAGCCAGAGAAGCTCCTTCGACGGCTCGCCGCCCTTCCTTTCCAGAACGCAAGCAAGGAGGAATTATCGCAAGAACCTGGTACAAGATCTCCGGAATCGTCCTGATCCTGGTGGGGATTGCCGGGTTCGCCCGACCGGACCTTCTCGGCATGCACCTCACGCCGATTCACAACGCGGTTCACCTGCCCGGCGGCCTCATCGCGGTGGCGGTCGGATTCGCTGGGAGCTTCAGCGCGGCGCGGGCCTTCTGCCTGACGTTCGGCGCGATCTATTTGCTCCTGGGAATCCTGGGATTCGCCGCCCCCCAGGTGGTGGCGCGCCTCCTCCAGGCGCGCGCCGGCGGACTCGGGCCCGACAACGTCGTGCATCTCGTCCTCGGCGCGGCGTTCCTGATCTTCGGCCTGATGCAGGCCGCGGCGCTTCCGGCGCAAGTCGCTTCGCGATCGTCCCGGTAG
- the ligD gene encoding DNA ligase D, which yields MGLRPYRTKRHFDRTPEPKGSAGRKQGNLYVIHKHAASRLHYDLRLQLEHTLKSWAVPKGPSLDPSEKRLAVHVEDHPLAYGKFEGTIPKGEYGAGSVILWDRGRWRPKGDPAADYRKGRMKFTLEGEKLRGGFNLVRMGGKAGEDGKNWLLIKERDAEAKPGSGDALLQERPESVLSGRTVEEMSPQAARSARAQAGRKAGKPKGGGRKIAPPPEAPKQKLPRAVAVELATPVEEAPAGDEWLHEIKFDGYRAICRIRDGRAEFLTRRGHDWSGRLRTLAASAAALPVEEALLDGEIVKVTPEGRTSFQALQNSFAGEDAGGVSYFAFDLMHLDGRALAPLPLAARKQALRQLLEAAGAESERIGYSDHVVGRGPEFFAEACRRGLEGIVSKRQDSAYRPGRGRDWLKIKCFQRQEFIIGGFTEPEGSREGIGALLLGVHDSGGRLVYCGRVGTGFTGAVLRDLQSRLARLERKEPPFARPPRGSRARGVHWVKPVLAAEVKFSEWTKDGLLRQPSFQGLREDKKTEEIVRERALPVSAIPASEKRTEPSAGRAANASAKERAASPAASRAAKMKISGASRAGRAATAGGARVEVAGVTLTHPEKVLYPDAGISKQELAEYYEAIAGHVLPHVTGRPLTLVRCPEGTLKPCFYQKHAAGETLPAAVRRVMIQEKKGRGAYLVIDTLEGLIGLVQRGVLEFHTWGSRADRLENPDRITFDLDPGPGVDWDAVLDAARLVRRRLSDRGLASFPKTTGGKGLHIVVPLRGRNDWDEVHEFSRALAEAVVREQPARFTATMSKAKRAGKIFLDYLRNVRGASAIAAYSTRARPGAPVSAPVRWEELTPALRSDSFTLRNLPGRLRKIRTDPWKDYEASRGAITAAARRGL from the coding sequence ATGGGTCTCCGCCCGTATCGGACCAAGCGCCACTTCGATCGCACTCCGGAGCCGAAAGGCTCGGCGGGGCGCAAGCAGGGCAACCTCTACGTCATCCACAAGCACGCCGCCTCGCGCCTGCATTACGACCTCCGCCTGCAGCTCGAGCACACTCTGAAAAGCTGGGCGGTCCCGAAGGGCCCGAGCCTCGATCCGTCCGAAAAGCGCCTGGCGGTGCACGTCGAGGATCACCCCCTCGCATACGGGAAATTCGAGGGCACCATCCCCAAAGGGGAGTACGGCGCCGGCAGCGTGATCCTGTGGGATCGCGGCCGCTGGCGGCCGAAAGGCGACCCTGCGGCCGACTACCGGAAAGGACGGATGAAGTTCACCCTGGAAGGCGAGAAGCTGCGCGGCGGCTTCAACCTCGTCCGGATGGGAGGGAAAGCGGGAGAAGACGGCAAGAACTGGCTGCTCATCAAGGAAAGAGACGCCGAGGCGAAGCCCGGCTCCGGCGACGCGCTTCTCCAGGAGAGGCCGGAGAGCGTGCTCAGCGGCCGCACGGTGGAGGAGATGTCCCCCCAGGCCGCCCGAAGCGCGCGCGCCCAGGCCGGCCGCAAAGCGGGGAAGCCGAAGGGCGGCGGCCGGAAGATTGCGCCTCCCCCGGAGGCGCCGAAGCAGAAGCTCCCACGCGCGGTGGCCGTGGAGCTGGCGACGCCGGTGGAAGAGGCCCCGGCAGGCGACGAGTGGCTTCACGAGATCAAGTTCGACGGATACCGCGCGATCTGCCGGATCCGGGACGGCCGCGCGGAATTCCTGACGCGCCGCGGCCACGATTGGAGCGGCCGCCTCCGGACCCTGGCGGCGTCCGCGGCGGCGCTTCCGGTGGAGGAGGCGCTGCTGGACGGCGAGATCGTCAAGGTCACGCCGGAGGGCCGGACCAGCTTTCAGGCCCTGCAGAATTCCTTCGCCGGGGAGGACGCCGGCGGCGTCAGCTACTTCGCGTTCGACCTGATGCATCTCGACGGCCGCGCGCTGGCCCCCTTGCCGCTCGCGGCGCGGAAGCAGGCTCTGCGGCAGCTCCTCGAGGCCGCCGGCGCGGAATCCGAGAGAATCGGTTACAGCGATCACGTGGTCGGCCGGGGACCGGAGTTCTTCGCGGAAGCCTGCCGCCGCGGCCTCGAGGGAATCGTCAGCAAACGCCAGGACTCTGCCTACCGGCCGGGACGCGGGCGGGACTGGCTGAAGATCAAGTGCTTCCAGAGGCAGGAGTTCATCATCGGCGGCTTCACGGAGCCGGAGGGCTCCCGTGAGGGAATCGGCGCGCTCCTGCTCGGGGTTCACGACTCCGGGGGGCGCCTCGTCTATTGCGGCCGGGTCGGCACGGGCTTCACCGGTGCGGTCCTCCGGGATCTCCAGAGTCGGCTGGCGCGGCTGGAGCGGAAGGAGCCGCCGTTCGCGCGCCCGCCGCGCGGGAGCCGGGCGCGCGGCGTCCACTGGGTGAAGCCGGTCCTGGCGGCCGAAGTGAAGTTCTCCGAGTGGACGAAGGACGGCCTCCTCCGCCAGCCGTCGTTCCAGGGGCTGCGCGAGGACAAGAAGACGGAGGAGATCGTCCGGGAGCGGGCCCTCCCCGTCTCGGCGATTCCGGCATCCGAGAAACGAACGGAACCCTCCGCGGGCCGGGCGGCGAACGCTTCGGCGAAAGAGAGAGCCGCGAGCCCGGCGGCGAGCCGCGCCGCGAAGATGAAGATCTCGGGCGCGTCGAGGGCCGGGCGGGCCGCGACCGCCGGCGGCGCGCGAGTCGAGGTCGCGGGTGTGACGCTGACTCACCCGGAAAAGGTCCTCTATCCCGATGCGGGGATCAGCAAGCAGGAGCTGGCGGAATACTATGAAGCGATCGCCGGCCACGTGCTGCCTCACGTGACGGGGAGGCCCCTGACGCTGGTGCGGTGTCCGGAAGGGACCCTCAAGCCATGCTTCTACCAGAAGCATGCGGCGGGGGAGACGCTGCCTGCCGCCGTCCGCCGCGTGATGATCCAGGAAAAGAAGGGGCGGGGAGCCTACCTGGTGATCGATACGCTGGAGGGCTTGATCGGCCTGGTCCAGCGTGGCGTTCTCGAGTTCCACACCTGGGGGTCGAGGGCCGATCGGCTCGAGAACCCCGATCGGATCACCTTCGATCTCGATCCCGGCCCGGGAGTCGACTGGGACGCCGTTCTCGACGCCGCCCGTCTGGTCCGGCGGCGCCTGTCCGACCGCGGGCTCGCGAGCTTCCCGAAGACGACCGGGGGGAAGGGGCTGCACATCGTCGTCCCGCTTCGCGGCCGCAACGATTGGGACGAAGTCCACGAGTTCTCGCGGGCCCTCGCCGAGGCCGTGGTGCGCGAGCAGCCGGCGCGCTTCACCGCCACGATGTCGAAGGCGAAACGGGCGGGGAAGATATTCCTCGACTACCTGCGCAACGTCCGCGGCGCCTCGGCGATCGCCGCCTATTCGACGCGCGCGCGCCCCGGGGCTCCCGTGTCGGCGCCGGTGCGATGGGAGGAGCTGACTCCGGCGCTGCGCTCCGACTCCTTCACCCTCCGGAACCTCCCCGGCCGGCTGCGGAAGATCCGCACCGACCCCTGGAAGGACTACGAAGCCTCCCGCGGCGCGATCACCGCCGCCGCGCGGCGCGGTCTCTGA
- a CDS encoding lmo0937 family membrane protein, translating to MLWTIFVVLLVLWLIGVVSSYTMGGFIHLLLLIALAVVLIQLIQGRRPAI from the coding sequence ATGTTGTGGACAATCTTCGTGGTTCTTTTGGTTCTCTGGCTGATCGGCGTGGTTTCCTCCTACACCATGGGAGGGTTCATCCACCTTCTCCTGCTCATCGCGCTGGCCGTGGTGCTCATCCAGCTGATTCAGGGAAGGAGGCCCGCGATCTAG